A region of Syngnathoides biaculeatus isolate LvHL_M chromosome 20, ASM1980259v1, whole genome shotgun sequence DNA encodes the following proteins:
- the LOC133493901 gene encoding gastrula zinc finger protein XlCGF57.1-like, with product MCERSTAEYKAELCGPKEEEAGPQIQLPDAVFKPRPQTGVDTPDISEDLCSGWEKPERPYIKEEVEDEEVPPIKEEEEPILIAKEEEEAHPHMKEEEEKIKFPMIGPPLKSDDNVQSEESGGPEPPSSSSIQHMTKEGGGDHCRGSKTDGLLAPLSDTDDMTSHSSDYDDDDDDKQSEGDMTCHADNKQWKCSQCGKTFANNCVLKLHVRTHTGEKPFTCSVCGQSFTQKGHLKMHTRTHTGEKPYSCSVCGQRFSVKERLKLHTRTHTGEKPFPCSVCGQRFTQKRNLKKHTRTHTGEKPFCCLVCSQKFTQKGHLKIHSRTHTGEKPFFCSVCGQRFTQKGHLKMHTRTHTGEKPFSCSVCGQRFSENGNLKKHTRTHTGEKPFSCTVCGKRFTQRTDLKKHTRTHTGEKPFSCLVCGERFSHKDRIKTHKCVGENSND from the coding sequence ACATCTCTGAAGATCTTTGTAGTGGGTGGGAGAAGCCAGAGCGCCCTTACATCAAAGAGGAAGTGGAGGATGAAGAAGTGCCCCCcatcaaagaagaagaggagcccATTTTGATTgcgaaagaggaggaagaagcgCATCCTcacatgaaagaggaagaagagaagatcAAATTTCCCATGATTGGTCCCCCTTTGAAGAGTGACGACAACGTTCAAAGTGAGGAGAGTGGAGGGCCGGAGCCTCCAAGCAGCAGCTCAATTCAACACATGACAAAAGAAGGTGGTGGAGACCACTGTAGAGGATCAAAAACAGACGGACTCTTAGCGCCGCTATCAGACACTGACGACATGACGTCACACTCTTCTgactatgatgatgatgatgatgataaacaaTCCGAAGGTGATATGACATGTCACGCTgacaacaaacaatggaaatgcTCTCAGTGTGGGAAAACATTTGCTAATAACTGCGTTTTGAAACTACATGTgagaacgcacactggagaaaaaccatttacttgctcagtttgcggtcaaAGTTTCACTCAAAAGGGAcacttaaaaatgcacacaagaacgcacacaggagagaaaccatattcctgctcagtttgcggccaAAGATTCTCTGTGAAGGAACGGTTAAAACtacacacaaggacacacactggagagaaaccatttccctgctcagtttgcggtcaaagattcactcagaagagaaatttaaaaaagcacacaagaacccacactggagaaaaaccatttTGCTGCTTAGTTTGCAGTCAAAAATTTACTCAAAAGGGACACTTAAAAATTCActcaagaacccacactggagagaaaccctttTTCTGCTCAGTGtgcggtcaaagattcactcaaaaGGGAcacttaaaaatgcacacaagaacccacactggtgaaaaacctttttcctgctcagtttgcggtcaaAGGTTCTCTGAAAatggaaacttaaaaaaacacacgagaacacacactggtgagaaacctttttcctgcacagTTTGCGGGAAAAGATTCACGCAGaggacagatttaaaaaaacacacaagaacccacactggtgaaaaaccgTTTTCCTGTTTAGTTTGCGGTGAGAGATTCTCTCATAAGGATCGGATTAAGACACACAAGTGTGTTGGGGAGAATAGCAATGATTAA